DNA from Acidobacteriota bacterium:
GCGGAGACGGAGCTTGGGCGCCGCGGCCTCGATCGATGGGGTGCTCGTCATCGGTTGAACATCATCTCCTCTAGAGAGAGAAGTCGTCGAACGACTGGTAGATGCCGCTTCCCTGCTTGACGATCTGGCGCAGGACATCGTTCGCCAGCGAACTGGCGCCGAAGCGGTACAGGTCGGGATCGAGCCAGTCCTGACCGAGCGTTTCCCGGACCATGACCAGGTGGCGGATCGCGTCCTTGGCAGTCGAGATCCCGCCCGCCGGCTTCATGCCGATCTTCTCGCCGGTGTTGCGGTAGTGGTCGCGGATCGCCTCCAGCATGACCAGGACGACGGGCATCGTGGCGGCCGGCTTGATCTTGCCGGTGGACGTCTTGATGAAGTCGGCGCCGGAGCGCATCGCCAGGTCCGAGGCACGGCGCACGGCGTCCAGTGTGCCGAGCTCGCCGGTCTCGAGGATCACCTTGAGGTGGGCGTCGCCGCAGGCCTCCTTGACCGAGGCGATCTCGTCCGCGGTGTAGGCGCAGTCGCCGGCCAGGAAGCGGCCGCGCGAGATCACCATGTCGACTTCGTCGGCGCCGGCCTCGACGGCTTTCCGCACCTCCAGCAGCTTGATCTCGATCGGGGCCTGGCCGGCAGGGAAGCTGGTGGCGACCGAAGCGACGTTGATGCCGCTGCCCTCGAGCGCCCGCTTCGCTACATCGACCAGGGCGGGGTAGACGCAGACCGCGGCCACGTGCGGCAGATCGGGCAGCGCCGCGTGCAGTTGCAGCGCCTTGGCGCAGAGCTGCCGCACCTTGCCCTCGGAGTCGGCGCCCTCCAGGGTCGTCAGGTCGATCATCGACAGGGTCAGGTGGAGCGCCTGGAGCTTGGCGTCCTTCTTGATGGAGCGCGAGCAGAGCCTCGCCACCCGCTCCTCGACGCCGACGGCATCGATTGGCGGCGACTCGAACGACGCGGTGGCAGTCGAACTCTGCATCACCCGTCAGTCTACGCCGGTTCGGCCTGCGGCGGGGCTGTGGCAGAGTCCTCGTGTCATGGCTGGGAACACGTTCGGAACCGCGCTGCGGTTGACCACGGCCGGCGAGAGCCACGGGCCGGGCTACGTCGGCATCCTGGACGGAGTGCCGCCGGGCCTCGAACTGTCCGAGGCCGACCTGCAGCCGGACCTCGACCGCCGCCGGCCCGGCCAGTCGAAGCTGACCACGCAGCGGATGGAGCCGGACGAGGCCCGCATCCTGTCCGGCGTCTTCGAGGGCAGGACGACCGGCACGCCGATCGCCTTCCTGATCGAGAACCGGGACCAGCGGCCCAGGGACTACAGCGAGATCAGGGAGAAGTACCGACCGGGACACGCCGACTACACCTTCGACGCCAAGTACGGCTTCCGCGACTACCGGGGCGGCGGCCGATCGAGCGCCCGCGAGACGTCGGTGCGGGTGGCGGCCGCGGCGGTGGCGAAGAAGCTGCTGCGGGAGCGCTGGGGAGTCGGGATCGTCGGCTACGTGAAGAGCATCGGCGACATCGAGGGCCGGATCGACGATCCAGCCGCGGTGGCCCTGGAGCAGGTTGAGGCGAACCCGGTTCGCTGCCCGGATCAGGAGGCCGCCGGACGGATGGCCGAACTGATCGAGCGGATGCGCTCGGAACGTGACTCGGTCGGCGGCATCTCGGAACTCGTCGCCACCGGCGTGCCGTCGGGTTGGGGCGAACCGGTCTTCGACAAGCTGAAGGCGGACCTGGGGAAGGCGCTCTTCAGCCTGCCGGCGGTGCTCGGCGTCGAGTACGGCGCCGGGTTCAGTGTGGCGACCGCCCGCGGCAGCGAGAACAACGATCCGTTCGAGATGCGGGAAGGGCGCGTCGCCACTCGCGGAAACCGCCACGGCGGCATGCTGGGCGGCATCTCCTCAGGCCAGCCGATCGTGCTGCGCTGCGCCGTCAAGCCGACCAGCAGCCTGCCGCAGCCGCAGGACACGGTGACCCGGGCCGGCGAGCCGACGACGATCGCCACCAGGGGCCGGCACGACCCGTGTCTCCTGCCCCGCTTCGTGCCGATGGGCGAGGCGATGATCGCGTTGGTGTTGGCCGATCACGCCCTGCGCCAGCTGACGCAGGGCGTCCTGGAGTAGCGCGGCCGAGTAGCGGCGACCCTACGGCTACGAGTCGATCTTCGCCGTCGCCTTACCCATCACGACGACGTCGCCGTCCTGGTTCACTGTCGAGACCGACAGGTCCACGAGGTTCTGGCCGTCCTCTTCACGCACCGCGTCGACCTTGGCCGTCGCGGTCAACGCGTCGCCCGGCCAGACCTGCCGCGTGAAGCGGACACCGTAGGCGGTCAGCCGGCCGTCGCCGACGAAGTCGGTGACCATCCGGCCCGTCATGCCCATCGTGAGCATGCCGTGGGCGAAGACGGTCGGGTACTTCGCCACCTTGGTGGTGAAGATCTCGTCGGAGTGGAGCGGGTTGTAGTCGCCCGAGGCGCCCGCGTACTGGACGATCTGCGTCCGGGAGAGGTCGTCGGTGAGCTTCTGCGTGTGGGTGTCGCCGACCTTGACCTTGCTTGCCTGAAGTGCCATCTGGTTCTCTCCTCAGTCGCTCTCGACGACCTTCTCGGTGCGTACGCCGACGCCGGTGGCGCGCACGACGAGTTCGCCGGATTCGTCGTAGTACTCGGTGATGTTCTCGCTGAACGTGAGCTTGCCGCCGCGCTTGCCCTGCCGCTCCCACGTGTTGCCGGGGCGCGTCTTGATCGTCAGGGTCTCGCCCGGGCTCACGTGGCGGAAGTACTCGAAGCGCTGCTCGGCGTGCAGGCCCGTGCCGCCGTCGCCGCCGGTCCGCTTCGGCGGTACGCCGGTGGGGTTCTTGCCGGAGCCGAACCAGGCCTCGCCGATCTTGGGCCGGAGGAAGTAGTCCGGGTCGTACTGCGCCGAGGATTGGTAGAAGGTCGGCGGCGCGATGACGTTGCCGGGTTCGGTGTCCGCCGCCGCGTCGGCGTCGTGATAGATCGGGTTCGGATCGCCGACCGCGCGCGCGAACATCATGATGTGGCCGGCCTCGATCGGGAACTTCTTTGCTGCCATTGCCGTTCCGTCCTCCTCTTCAAGTGGTGTCTGGAGCGCAGTTCTGCGTCGTTTGAGCGGGTGACTGTAACAGCATGAACCTGCTCCTGTTGGAGGACTCGGACTTCGATCCGGCGGCCGGACCCGGTGTGCGCGCGGTCGTTTGCGGCGAGCGCCTCCGGCATGTCCGCAAGGTGCTGCGGGCGAAGGGCGGCGACACGCTGGCGGTCGGGCGGCTTGGCGGCGGCATCGGCCGCGGCCGGATCGTCGAACTCAACCGTGATCGGGTCGTCCTGGAGCTGGGCCTGCTCGACCGGGAGCCACCGGAGCCGTTGCCCGTGACCCTCGTGCTGGCGCTGCCCCGGCCCAAGTTCGTCGGCCGCATCCTGCAGGCCGCGGCGGCGATGGGGGTCAAGCGGATCCTGCTCGTCCACACGGTTCGGGTCGAGAAGAGCTACTGGCAGAGCTCGGTGATGCGGCCCGAGTCCCTGCGACGTCACCTGATGCTGGGTCTGGCCCAGGCGCGGGACACGGCGCTGCCGGAGATCGAGTGCCTGAGAGGGCCTAGGGAACTGACCGATGCGCTGCCCGGCCTGGTTCAGGAGCACGAGCAGGTCCTGGTGGCCGATGCCGCCGGTGACGAGCCGTGTCCGCTGGGCGTCGATGGCCCGACGGCGCTGCTGGTCGGCCCCGAAGGCGGCTTCCTGGACGAGGAACTCGCCTCGTACAGGCACGCCGGCGCTACTGTCGTGAGTCTCGGCCCGCGGGCGCTGCGGGCCGAGCACGCGGTCGTGGCCCTGCTGTCGCGCCTCGCCTCCTGAGCGGGCCGGACGCGCGAGCTCCGGAGCCCTACTCCCGCAGCTTGGCGCCGACGGACCTCTCCACCTGTCCCAGGATGCGCCGGCGGAGCTTCTTCACGTCGCGGTCGCGCAGTGTGCGGTTCGGGGCCCGGAAGGTGAGGTGGTAGGCGAGGCTCTTCGAGCCTTCGCCGATCGTCTGGCCGCGGAACACGTCGAACAGTTCGACGGCGCAGAGCAGGGGCTTGCCGGCGGCGAGGAGGGCGGCCTCGACGGCCGCGGCCGGCGTCGCCTCGTCCACGATCAGGGCCAGGTCCTCGCGCACTTCGGGATAGACGGGAACGGGCTCGACCTGGAGGGAGTCGGGGACGAGCTCGAGGATGCGGTCGAGGTCGAGTTCGGCGGCGAGGACGGGGTGACCGTCCGCGGGCTCCAGATCGAAACGGGCGGCCACCGCCGGCTGGACTTCGCCCAGCCAGCCGACGGGCTTCGAGTCGGCACCGATTTCGATCGCCGCGGAACGCCCGGGGCGGTACGACGGTGGCGTCGCGTCGGCCTCAGGCGCCGTGAACTGGACCGCCAGGCCGAGCCGGTCCAGGACCGTCTCGACCACGCCCTTGACGTCGAAGAAGTCGAAGCGGTCGTCGTTCTCGCCCGTAGCCTGCCAGTGGCCTGCCCGGCGCGGACCGGTCAGCACGACGGCGGCCCACTGCCGCTCCTCGGGCAGCGAATCGCCTTCGTTGACCGGGAACACGCGGCCGACCTCGAACAGGGCGAGCCGGTCCGTGAAACGGCTGTTCGACGCCGCCGCTTCCAGCACGGACGCGAGCAGGCTGCGCCGCATGACGACGCGGTCGAGGGTCGAGGGATTGGCGAGCCGGACGTAGGGCGGTGGCTCGCCGTCTTCCAGTTGCAGCTTCGCTTCCGCCTCCGGCGTTGTCAACCGGTAGCTGACGATCTCCTGGAGTCCCAGGTCGGCGAAGGTGTCCTTGACGCGGTCTTCAAAGGACTGCTCGCGGTTGCCGCGCTGGGGCGGCAGCACGTCGCTGAGCACTGTCGACGGGATGCGGTCGTAGCCGTAGATACGGCAGACCTCTTCGACCAGGTCGTGCTGGCCTTCGACGTCGAGGCGGTGATCGGGAACGGTGACATGCAGATTGGCAGAGCCGTCCTGGACCTCGACCTCGAACTGGAGGCGTCGCAGCAGGTTCGCCGTCTCCTCGGTGTCGAGATCGAGACCGCTCAGGCGCCGCAGGTAACCGAGGTCGAAGTCGACGGTGACGCTCGGCGCCGGTTGCGGGTAGTGGTCGACGATCCCTTCCGCGATCGAGCCGCCGGCGTGAAGCCGGAGCAGTTCCGCGGCTCGCCGGGCCCCGAGCAGGGCCTGACTGGGATGGACGCCGCGGCTGAAACGGAAACCGGCCTCGGTGTGGATCCCGAGCTGGCGCTGGGTGCGCCGGATGCTTCGCGGCTCCCAGGCCGCCGCCTCCAGCAGCACGTTGCGGGTTTCGGGACCGATCTCGCTGTCCTGGCCGCCCATCACGCCGCCGACGCTGAGCGAGCCGGCGGGGTCGGTGACCATGATCTGGTTGGTCCTCAGCTTCTGCTCGGCGCCGTCGAGGGTCGTCAGACGTTCCCCCTCGCGCGCCAGCCGCGTGACGATGCGCACCGGGCCGCCGTCCGCGTAGCCGTCGGCCCGCTGCCGCAGCAGGTCGTAGTCGAAGGTGTGGTTCGGCTGTCCGATCTCGAGCATCACGTAGTTGCTGATGTCGACCACGTTGCTGATCGGCCGCTGCCCGGCGAGCTGCAGGCGGTGCTGCATCCAATAGGGAGACGCGCCCTGCTCGATGCCCTCGATCAGCAGGGCGACGAACCGCGGATTGAGTTCGGGGTTCTCGGTTTCGATCTCGACCCGGTCGGCGATCGGCGGTCCGTCCATCGTGAGCGGGACCGCCGGCGGCCGGAACGCTGCTTCCGTGAGTGCCGCCACCTCGCGCGCGACTCCCAGGATCGAGGCGCAGCGGGCGATGTTGGGAATCACGTCGATGTCGAGCACGACGTCGCCGAGCACTTCGGCCAGGGGCCGGCCGGGCTCGAGCGCGGGCAGCTCGTCGGCCGGCTCGAACAGGATGATTCCCTCGTGGTCTTCGCCGAGCCCGAGTTCGGCCGCCGAGCAGAGCATCGCGTCGCTGGTGATGCCGCGCAGCTTCTTCGGCTTGAGCCGCGTGATCTTCAGGTCGCGGTAGGGGTTGCGGTAGCTGGCCCCGGCGAGCAGCAGCGCGCCCCAGATGTCGGAATCGTTCAGATCCTCGCCGAGATACGGGAACAGGTTCGGCGCCCCTGTGATCACCTGCCGGGTGGCGTCGGCGCCGTAGTCGACGGTCGCCAGCACCAGGCGGTCGGCGTCCGGCACCGGGTCCACTCGCAGGACCTTCGCGGTCATGACCAGCTCCGCCGGCCACGGCAGCTCGGCGCCGGCGACGCCGAAGCGTTCGATCGCCTTGACCTCGAGGCCGGCGTTGGTGAGCAGCTCGGCGAGGTCGTCGGGTGGAAGGCCCGGGTCGAGGAAATCGCCGAGCCAGTTGAGTGGAACGCGCACTAGGCGACGCCCGGGAACTGGCGCAGGAAGCGCAGTTCGCCGTACGAGGAAACGGGCATTAGACGAACCGCTGGAACTGGTGCAGGAAACGCAGGTCGTTGGACCAGAAGTAGCGGATGTCGCGGATGCCGTGCCTGAGCATGGCGATCCGCTCGGGCCCCATGCCGAAGGCGAAGCCGCTCCACTCGTCCGGGTCGTAGCCGCCGTTCCTGAGAACGGTCGGATGGACCATGCCGCAGCCGAGGATCTC
Protein-coding regions in this window:
- a CDS encoding MaoC family dehydratase N-terminal domain-containing protein, whose translation is MAAKKFPIEAGHIMMFARAVGDPNPIYHDADAAADTEPGNVIAPPTFYQSSAQYDPDYFLRPKIGEAWFGSGKNPTGVPPKRTGGDGGTGLHAEQRFEYFRHVSPGETLTIKTRPGNTWERQGKRGGKLTFSENITEYYDESGELVVRATGVGVRTEKVVESD
- the aroC gene encoding chorismate synthase, which gives rise to MAGNTFGTALRLTTAGESHGPGYVGILDGVPPGLELSEADLQPDLDRRRPGQSKLTTQRMEPDEARILSGVFEGRTTGTPIAFLIENRDQRPRDYSEIREKYRPGHADYTFDAKYGFRDYRGGGRSSARETSVRVAAAAVAKKLLRERWGVGIVGYVKSIGDIEGRIDDPAAVALEQVEANPVRCPDQEAAGRMAELIERMRSERDSVGGISELVATGVPSGWGEPVFDKLKADLGKALFSLPAVLGVEYGAGFSVATARGSENNDPFEMREGRVATRGNRHGGMLGGISSGQPIVLRCAVKPTSSLPQPQDTVTRAGEPTTIATRGRHDPCLLPRFVPMGEAMIALVLADHALRQLTQGVLE
- a CDS encoding RsmE family RNA methyltransferase, which gives rise to MNLLLLEDSDFDPAAGPGVRAVVCGERLRHVRKVLRAKGGDTLAVGRLGGGIGRGRIVELNRDRVVLELGLLDREPPEPLPVTLVLALPRPKFVGRILQAAAAMGVKRILLVHTVRVEKSYWQSSVMRPESLRRHLMLGLAQARDTALPEIECLRGPRELTDALPGLVQEHEQVLVADAAGDEPCPLGVDGPTALLVGPEGGFLDEELASYRHAGATVVSLGPRALRAEHAVVALLSRLAS
- a CDS encoding MaoC/PaaZ C-terminal domain-containing protein is translated as MALQASKVKVGDTHTQKLTDDLSRTQIVQYAGASGDYNPLHSDEIFTTKVAKYPTVFAHGMLTMGMTGRMVTDFVGDGRLTAYGVRFTRQVWPGDALTATAKVDAVREEDGQNLVDLSVSTVNQDGDVVVMGKATAKIDS
- the pheT gene encoding phenylalanine--tRNA ligase subunit beta, producing the protein MRVPLNWLGDFLDPGLPPDDLAELLTNAGLEVKAIERFGVAGAELPWPAELVMTAKVLRVDPVPDADRLVLATVDYGADATRQVITGAPNLFPYLGEDLNDSDIWGALLLAGASYRNPYRDLKITRLKPKKLRGITSDAMLCSAAELGLGEDHEGIILFEPADELPALEPGRPLAEVLGDVVLDIDVIPNIARCASILGVAREVAALTEAAFRPPAVPLTMDGPPIADRVEIETENPELNPRFVALLIEGIEQGASPYWMQHRLQLAGQRPISNVVDISNYVMLEIGQPNHTFDYDLLRQRADGYADGGPVRIVTRLAREGERLTTLDGAEQKLRTNQIMVTDPAGSLSVGGVMGGQDSEIGPETRNVLLEAAAWEPRSIRRTQRQLGIHTEAGFRFSRGVHPSQALLGARRAAELLRLHAGGSIAEGIVDHYPQPAPSVTVDFDLGYLRRLSGLDLDTEETANLLRRLQFEVEVQDGSANLHVTVPDHRLDVEGQHDLVEEVCRIYGYDRIPSTVLSDVLPPQRGNREQSFEDRVKDTFADLGLQEIVSYRLTTPEAEAKLQLEDGEPPPYVRLANPSTLDRVVMRRSLLASVLEAAASNSRFTDRLALFEVGRVFPVNEGDSLPEERQWAAVVLTGPRRAGHWQATGENDDRFDFFDVKGVVETVLDRLGLAVQFTAPEADATPPSYRPGRSAAIEIGADSKPVGWLGEVQPAVAARFDLEPADGHPVLAAELDLDRILELVPDSLQVEPVPVYPEVREDLALIVDEATPAAAVEAALLAAGKPLLCAVELFDVFRGQTIGEGSKSLAYHLTFRAPNRTLRDRDVKKLRRRILGQVERSVGAKLRE
- the deoC gene encoding deoxyribose-phosphate aldolase; the protein is MQSSTATASFESPPIDAVGVEERVARLCSRSIKKDAKLQALHLTLSMIDLTTLEGADSEGKVRQLCAKALQLHAALPDLPHVAAVCVYPALVDVAKRALEGSGINVASVATSFPAGQAPIEIKLLEVRKAVEAGADEVDMVISRGRFLAGDCAYTADEIASVKEACGDAHLKVILETGELGTLDAVRRASDLAMRSGADFIKTSTGKIKPAATMPVVLVMLEAIRDHYRNTGEKIGMKPAGGISTAKDAIRHLVMVRETLGQDWLDPDLYRFGASSLANDVLRQIVKQGSGIYQSFDDFSL